The following are encoded together in the Weissella soli genome:
- a CDS encoding YlbF family regulator, which produces MINIYDNVNAVATDLRETAQYKTLRDAVAAMQKNPEAMQVFKDFQAAQMEINTAMQSGQEPKPEAVQKWQEIAGQMDQHEDLKNMMAAEQAVNALLQEINDIVTKPIAELYDI; this is translated from the coding sequence ATGATTAATATTTATGATAACGTCAATGCAGTTGCTACTGATTTACGAGAGACAGCCCAATACAAAACTTTGCGGGATGCGGTGGCCGCGATGCAAAAGAATCCTGAGGCTATGCAGGTCTTCAAGGATTTTCAAGCGGCCCAAATGGAAATTAATACGGCGATGCAATCTGGCCAAGAACCAAAACCAGAAGCAGTCCAAAAATGGCAAGAGATTGCTGGTCAAATGGATCAACATGAAGACTTAAAGAATATGATGGCCGCTGAACAAGCAGTGAATGCCTTGTTGCAAGAAATTAATGATATTGTGACTAAGCCGATTGCTGAATTGTATGACATTTAA
- a CDS encoding PBP1A family penicillin-binding protein encodes MKKIWQQYWAWERQTIRPYLQRFQLWRWLAVTFLALIAVISILGTIEAKFTDVSDLKTRLKATTAVYDASGNKAGAIAGQKGTYIEYSQISSNAINAVLATEDRNFYHEPGFSVTGMARGVLTTIYYRLLGSSVSVGGSTITQQLVKNAFLSQTQSINRKARELFLAIQVEKVYSKNDILTMYLNNAYFGDGVWGIQDASQKYFGVDASKLTVTQAAMLAGMLQSPNGYNPIDHRQAAKTRRDQVLYNMANSGKLTAAQAKAYAATAVGASEHTSDNSSYNYPYFFDSVIDEAISKYGLTESEIMNDGYKIYTTLNQTDQTNLQNDFEDTSLNPIGSDSQAAQIVLNAKTGGVRAVVGGRGTHQFRGYNRATQMRRQPGSTIKPIVDYAPALSRGFSYDSKLPNKQMSFGTNGYTPHNYNDYVSADVPMYQAIENSYNIPAVWLLDQMGVNVGYKAGIKAGLPLTTDDKNLSMAIGGLQKGVSPLQMAQAYTSFANGGVMSDAHFITKIVDATGKTVAEAKVKQKRLWSTKVANEMTQMMLGVYTNGTGVSADPSGYDVAGKTGTTEATSDESLNAATDSWAVAYTPDIVSVTWTGYDDNEVIPAYLSETAAPLVKTSLEQIIPNTAQTAFSVQSIETQQASSSSTSATAQSGIASNASSIASQIESNFSDGLTKAGDAVTNGASKVWSGLKSIFGN; translated from the coding sequence ATGAAGAAAATTTGGCAGCAGTATTGGGCGTGGGAGCGTCAAACAATCCGGCCATATTTGCAACGATTTCAGTTATGGCGCTGGTTAGCAGTGACGTTCTTAGCACTGATTGCCGTCATCTCAATTTTAGGAACGATTGAAGCCAAGTTTACAGATGTGAGTGATTTAAAAACACGGCTGAAGGCAACTACGGCAGTTTATGATGCCAGTGGTAATAAAGCCGGGGCCATTGCTGGGCAAAAAGGAACGTATATTGAATATAGCCAAATTTCGTCAAATGCGATTAATGCAGTCCTAGCAACTGAAGATCGTAATTTCTACCACGAACCTGGTTTTTCGGTTACGGGGATGGCACGAGGGGTTTTGACCACCATCTACTATCGGCTGTTAGGAAGCAGTGTTTCCGTTGGTGGCTCAACGATTACGCAACAGTTGGTTAAAAATGCCTTTCTCTCACAAACCCAATCAATTAATCGTAAGGCCCGTGAGTTATTCTTGGCCATTCAGGTTGAGAAAGTCTATTCTAAAAACGACATTCTCACGATGTATTTAAATAATGCATATTTTGGTGACGGTGTTTGGGGTATCCAAGACGCGTCACAAAAATACTTTGGGGTCGATGCAAGTAAGTTAACGGTGACGCAAGCGGCGATGTTAGCAGGCATGTTGCAATCACCAAATGGGTATAATCCCATTGATCATCGACAAGCTGCCAAAACGCGACGTGATCAAGTGCTCTACAACATGGCCAACTCCGGTAAGCTGACGGCTGCACAAGCTAAAGCCTATGCCGCAACGGCCGTGGGTGCATCAGAGCATACCTCAGATAACTCGTCATATAACTATCCTTACTTCTTTGATTCGGTCATTGATGAGGCAATCTCTAAATATGGTTTGACTGAATCAGAGATCATGAATGATGGTTATAAGATTTACACCACCTTGAACCAAACGGATCAAACAAACTTGCAAAATGACTTTGAGGATACATCACTTAATCCGATTGGTAGCGACTCACAAGCGGCCCAAATTGTCTTGAATGCCAAGACTGGTGGCGTCCGAGCGGTGGTCGGTGGCCGGGGTACACACCAGTTCCGTGGTTACAACCGGGCGACGCAGATGAGACGGCAACCAGGTTCAACGATCAAACCAATCGTTGACTATGCCCCAGCGTTGTCACGTGGATTCTCTTATGATTCCAAATTGCCAAATAAGCAAATGTCCTTTGGTACAAATGGTTACACGCCCCATAACTATAATGACTATGTGAGTGCCGATGTACCAATGTATCAAGCTATCGAGAACTCATACAATATTCCAGCGGTGTGGCTGTTGGATCAGATGGGTGTCAATGTGGGCTATAAAGCTGGTATCAAGGCAGGGTTACCACTAACGACTGATGATAAGAACTTGTCAATGGCCATTGGTGGCCTGCAAAAAGGCGTTTCGCCATTGCAAATGGCACAAGCCTACACGAGCTTTGCGAATGGTGGTGTGATGTCAGATGCCCACTTTATTACGAAAATTGTCGACGCAACCGGTAAAACAGTGGCTGAAGCTAAGGTTAAGCAAAAACGGTTATGGTCAACTAAGGTTGCTAATGAAATGACACAAATGATGTTGGGTGTTTATACAAATGGTACAGGTGTCTCAGCTGATCCTTCTGGGTACGATGTAGCTGGTAAAACAGGTACGACAGAGGCTACCAGTGATGAGTCATTGAATGCTGCTACTGATTCATGGGCAGTGGCCTATACGCCAGATATTGTATCCGTTACTTGGACAGGTTATGATGATAATGAGGTGATTCCAGCTTATCTAAGTGAGACAGCTGCACCGCTTGTCAAAACGTCCCTGGAACAAATCATTCCAAATACGGCCCAAACGGCGTTTAGTGTCCAGAGCATCGAGACCCAACAAGCGTCCTCAAGTTCGACCAGCGCAACCGCGCAGAGTGGGATCGCAAGTAATGCGTCATCCATTGCTAGTCAAATTGAAAGTAATTTCAGTGATGGTTTGACCAAGGCAGGGGATGCCGTCACGAACGGTGCGTCTAAGGTCTGGAGTGGTCTTAAAAGTATTTTTGGTAATTAG
- a CDS encoding arginine repressor — MALKKKERQTKILEIITNQVIESQEELMYKLQAEGIDVTQATVSRDINELRIVRHTGANGVSHYQLLEEAPKVESTQIDQGFQEMALSMTRVEFLTIIKTTAGNGNRLAALIDDANLVTVIATLAGHDTIYVTSPDNAAAQQFMAQFEAMIG; from the coding sequence ATGGCCTTGAAGAAAAAAGAACGCCAAACAAAAATCTTAGAAATCATTACAAATCAAGTTATCGAATCACAAGAAGAATTAATGTATAAGTTACAGGCAGAAGGGATTGATGTCACCCAGGCAACGGTGTCACGTGATATTAATGAATTACGTATCGTACGCCACACCGGGGCGAATGGCGTCTCCCATTATCAGTTATTGGAGGAGGCACCCAAAGTCGAATCAACGCAAATTGATCAAGGGTTTCAAGAAATGGCTTTGTCAATGACCCGCGTTGAATTTTTGACGATCATCAAAACCACTGCCGGTAATGGTAATCGTTTGGCTGCCCTAATTGATGATGCTAATCTAGTAACGGTCATCGCGACGTTGGCGGGGCACGACACAATCTATGTCACCAGTCCTGACAACGCTGCGGCACAACAGTTTATGGCGCAATTTGAAGCCATGATTGGGTAA
- the lepA gene encoding translation elongation factor 4, producing MDTLKEMKARQQHIRNFSIVAHIDHGKSTIADRILEATHSVTEREMQNQLLDTMDLERERGITIKMNAVEVHYKAEDGETYIFHLVDTPGHVDFSYEVSRALAAADGAILVVDAAQGVEAQTLANVYLALENDLEILPLINKIDLPAADPEKVRQEIEDVIGLDASSAVLASAKMGIGIPELLEQIVQKFPAPEGDLEAPLQALIFDSSYDAYKGVILTIRVKNGIVKPGDKVRFMHSGAEYEVTEVGVHSPYSVKRDYLMAGDVGYLAASIKNIRDARPGDTITMVNKPATEPLAGYKPMTPMVYSGLYPTDNAKYNDLRDALEKLQLNDASLEFTPETSQALGFGFRTGFLGLLHMDVIQERLEREFDMDLITTAPSVTYHAFTTDGQMVEVENPSELPDVGAIKSIEEPYVHAQIMVPKEYVGAVMELAQRKRGEFDTMDYLDDHRVYVKYYMPLSEIIFDFFDKLKSSTRGYASLDYELAGYRQSDLMKIDILLNGEKVDALSFIVHRDFAQERGRLITAKLKEIIPRRNFEIPVQAAIGSKIISRSTIKAYRKDVTSKIHTGDPDRRAKLLDKQKRGKARMKSVGTVDVPQEAFMAVLKTGDDEPKK from the coding sequence ATGGATACTCTTAAAGAAATGAAAGCGCGCCAACAACATATTCGTAATTTCTCAATCGTGGCCCATATTGATCATGGTAAGTCGACGATTGCAGATCGAATTTTGGAAGCAACCCACAGTGTGACGGAACGTGAAATGCAAAACCAATTGTTGGACACAATGGATTTAGAGCGTGAACGGGGCATCACGATTAAGATGAATGCGGTGGAAGTGCATTATAAGGCTGAAGATGGGGAAACGTATATTTTCCACCTGGTTGATACGCCAGGGCACGTCGATTTCTCATATGAAGTTTCACGGGCATTGGCTGCCGCGGATGGCGCCATTTTGGTGGTCGATGCAGCGCAAGGTGTTGAAGCGCAAACGCTAGCAAATGTTTATTTGGCCCTTGAAAATGATTTGGAGATCTTACCCTTAATCAATAAGATTGATTTACCTGCAGCAGATCCCGAGAAGGTGCGGCAAGAAATCGAAGATGTGATCGGCTTGGATGCTTCTTCGGCCGTTTTAGCATCCGCAAAGATGGGGATTGGCATCCCAGAATTGTTGGAACAAATTGTTCAAAAATTCCCAGCACCAGAAGGTGACTTAGAAGCGCCATTACAAGCGTTGATTTTCGACTCATCCTATGATGCCTATAAAGGGGTTATTTTAACGATTCGTGTCAAAAATGGGATTGTGAAACCTGGTGATAAGGTCCGCTTTATGCACTCTGGCGCTGAGTACGAAGTTACTGAAGTGGGGGTGCACTCACCATATTCTGTGAAGCGCGATTATTTGATGGCTGGCGACGTAGGTTATCTAGCAGCTTCGATTAAGAATATTCGTGATGCTCGCCCTGGTGATACGATCACTATGGTGAATAAACCAGCCACCGAGCCGTTGGCTGGTTATAAGCCGATGACACCCATGGTCTATTCAGGGCTTTATCCGACAGATAATGCTAAGTACAACGATTTGCGAGACGCGTTAGAAAAACTGCAATTGAATGATGCTTCTCTCGAATTTACACCGGAAACTTCACAGGCCTTGGGTTTTGGCTTTCGAACAGGGTTCTTAGGATTATTGCATATGGATGTCATCCAAGAACGCTTAGAGCGTGAATTCGACATGGATTTGATTACGACAGCACCTTCGGTGACGTATCATGCCTTTACGACTGATGGCCAGATGGTCGAAGTGGAAAATCCTTCAGAATTACCTGATGTCGGGGCCATCAAGTCCATCGAGGAACCCTATGTGCATGCTCAAATCATGGTGCCCAAAGAATACGTTGGTGCAGTGATGGAATTGGCCCAACGTAAGCGTGGTGAATTTGATACGATGGATTATCTTGATGATCATCGTGTGTATGTGAAATATTACATGCCATTATCAGAAATCATCTTTGATTTCTTCGATAAATTAAAGTCTTCCACGCGTGGCTATGCTTCGTTGGACTATGAACTCGCTGGTTATCGTCAGTCTGACTTGATGAAGATTGATATCTTGCTCAATGGTGAAAAGGTGGATGCCTTGTCATTCATCGTGCATCGTGACTTTGCGCAAGAACGTGGTCGACTCATCACCGCTAAGTTGAAAGAAATTATCCCCCGGCGTAATTTTGAAATTCCAGTGCAAGCAGCAATTGGTTCAAAAATCATTTCGCGGTCAACAATTAAGGCTTATCGTAAGGATGTGACCTCTAAGATTCACACCGGGGATCCTGATCGACGGGCAAAATTGTTAGACAAACAAAAACGTGGTAAGGCACGGATGAAGTCAGTTGGGACCGTTGATGTGCCACAAGAAGCCTTTATGGCAGTATTGAAGACTGGCGACGATGAACCAAAGAAATAA
- the rlmD gene encoding 23S rRNA (uracil(1939)-C(5))-methyltransferase RlmD, whose translation MAQKAPVTKNQEFEAEVVDLTYQGMGVVKIDDYPIFVVDAIPGEIVRVGVTKVQKSFAFGRVIKRLQESADRNPNADQKALTTGIAPLANLTYEAQLKFKQNQIKQLFNKVHVDVEVAETLGMENPTQYRNKAQVPVREIKGQLETGFYRRNSHIMVPIEDYYIQDPEIDKALVVIRNILRKYHIAAYNETAHSGDIRTLMVRRGYYSHEMMVVLVTRRAKLPATEMIVDEIHAALPEVKSIIQNVNPDRTNVIMGSKNKTLWGADYITDTLFDKTFEIGPTSFYQVNPQTTEVLYKLATEKAHLQGTESVIDAYSGIGTISLTVADKAKSVIGVEIIEGAVADAKQNAKLNGIKNVTFELGMAEEKMVEWREADLKPDVIFVDPPRKGLTPELIDAATGMEPATIVYISCNPATLARDTVQILANGFHIDGPVQPIDQFPQTTHIESITVFKKN comes from the coding sequence ATGGCTCAAAAAGCACCAGTTACGAAGAATCAAGAGTTCGAAGCTGAAGTTGTTGATTTAACGTATCAAGGAATGGGTGTCGTCAAAATTGACGACTACCCAATTTTCGTTGTGGATGCAATTCCTGGCGAAATCGTCCGTGTTGGGGTTACTAAGGTTCAGAAGAGTTTTGCGTTTGGTCGGGTGATCAAGCGTTTGCAGGAATCTGCGGACCGTAACCCTAATGCTGATCAAAAGGCTTTAACAACTGGAATTGCCCCATTGGCAAATCTGACTTACGAAGCCCAATTGAAGTTTAAGCAAAACCAAATTAAGCAACTGTTTAACAAGGTTCACGTTGATGTTGAAGTTGCGGAAACGCTAGGGATGGAAAATCCTACCCAATACCGTAACAAGGCTCAAGTGCCGGTTCGTGAAATTAAGGGTCAACTAGAGACTGGTTTCTATCGCCGTAACTCGCATATCATGGTACCAATCGAAGATTATTACATTCAGGATCCTGAAATTGATAAGGCTTTGGTGGTCATCCGTAATATCTTGCGTAAATACCATATTGCAGCCTACAACGAAACGGCACACAGTGGTGATATCCGGACGTTAATGGTTCGTCGTGGTTACTACAGCCATGAAATGATGGTCGTCTTGGTGACACGGCGTGCCAAGTTGCCTGCAACTGAAATGATTGTTGACGAGATTCATGCTGCCTTGCCTGAAGTAAAGTCAATTATTCAAAATGTAAATCCAGATCGAACTAATGTCATTATGGGTTCAAAGAATAAGACATTATGGGGAGCTGACTACATTACAGACACGCTGTTTGATAAGACCTTTGAGATCGGACCAACATCGTTCTACCAAGTTAACCCACAAACGACAGAAGTATTATATAAATTGGCCACTGAAAAGGCCCATTTGCAAGGTACCGAGTCAGTGATTGACGCCTATTCAGGAATTGGAACTATTTCATTAACGGTGGCTGATAAAGCTAAGTCAGTGATCGGGGTTGAAATTATTGAAGGTGCGGTGGCAGACGCTAAGCAAAATGCCAAGTTAAATGGGATTAAGAATGTTACCTTTGAACTAGGGATGGCTGAAGAGAAGATGGTTGAGTGGCGTGAGGCTGATCTTAAACCAGATGTTATCTTCGTTGACCCACCTCGTAAGGGATTGACACCAGAATTGATCGACGCCGCCACGGGTATGGAACCAGCAACGATTGTTTACATTTCATGTAACCCAGCGACATTGGCTCGTGATACTGTTCAAATTTTGGCGAATGGTTTCCATATTGATGGCCCAGTGCAACCAATTGACCAGTTTCCACAAACAACACACATCGAATCAATTACAGTGTTCAAGAAGAATTAA
- a CDS encoding toxic anion resistance protein: MSDEQLMTTEQTATDLVSTLTPAEQAQAHEVAAQLDTDQSDSVLTYGADAQKNLSNFSQGVLDQVKNQDLGQIGDALTELMSNLQSTKPDELMPVKQGLFAKMFGKVQKSIYEMTAKYQKVGAQIDQVAARLDNHKDTLLADNKMLDGLYKENLDFFQQLGVYIGGAELKLQEINKTDLPAARAQAEASGSQLDAQKVQDLAQFADRLEKRTNDLKLTRQVAMQQAPQIRLIQSTNQALAEKIQSSVSTAIPLWKNQVTIALTLLKQRNAVAAQRAVSETTNDLLKANSEMLKQSTIETAQENERGVVDIVTLQKTQADLINTIEETMRIQADGRQKRADAQVQMQAMENELKAKLLSMANGVSTEPKNVN; this comes from the coding sequence ATGAGTGACGAACAATTGATGACGACAGAGCAAACGGCGACTGATTTGGTGTCAACCTTGACACCAGCAGAACAGGCTCAAGCACATGAGGTAGCAGCACAACTGGATACTGATCAATCAGATTCCGTGTTGACTTATGGTGCCGATGCCCAAAAAAATCTATCAAACTTCTCACAAGGGGTTTTGGATCAGGTTAAGAATCAAGATTTAGGTCAAATTGGGGATGCTTTAACTGAGTTAATGTCCAATTTGCAATCAACTAAACCTGATGAACTGATGCCCGTCAAGCAGGGCTTATTTGCCAAAATGTTTGGTAAGGTGCAAAAATCAATTTACGAAATGACGGCGAAGTATCAAAAAGTTGGTGCGCAAATTGATCAAGTGGCCGCACGTTTAGATAACCATAAGGATACGCTATTGGCTGATAACAAAATGCTGGATGGTTTGTACAAAGAGAATTTGGATTTCTTTCAACAATTAGGGGTCTACATTGGTGGGGCTGAATTGAAGTTGCAAGAGATTAACAAGACCGACTTACCAGCTGCACGAGCCCAGGCAGAAGCATCTGGTAGTCAATTGGATGCGCAAAAGGTGCAAGATTTGGCCCAATTTGCCGACCGCTTGGAAAAGCGCACTAATGATTTAAAGTTAACCCGTCAAGTGGCGATGCAACAAGCGCCCCAAATTCGGTTAATCCAATCAACCAACCAGGCTTTGGCTGAAAAAATTCAGTCATCAGTTTCAACGGCCATTCCATTGTGGAAGAATCAAGTCACCATTGCATTAACCCTCTTAAAGCAACGCAATGCTGTCGCGGCCCAACGGGCTGTTTCGGAAACCACCAACGATTTGTTAAAGGCTAATTCGGAGATGCTTAAGCAAAGCACAATCGAAACGGCGCAAGAAAACGAACGTGGGGTGGTCGACATTGTCACGCTGCAAAAGACCCAAGCGGATTTGATTAATACGATTGAGGAAACGATGCGGATTCAAGCCGACGGTCGTCAAAAACGGGCTGATGCACAAGTGCAAATGCAAGCCATGGAAAATGAGTTGAAGGCTAAGCTACTTAGCATGGCCAACGGTGTTTCAACCGAACCTAAGAATGTGAATTAA
- a CDS encoding 5-bromo-4-chloroindolyl phosphate hydrolysis family protein codes for MLDLKRFDKKTLTIIKWVTLVVMAGLGQFVGGAFGDTLLITILIGLFTSPKFNLKYLLPWGLGVAFLASGLPTLVMLAGIIGVIAGQQILFKNRRSGQAKLSGTAVKRLEKADFSALTKRDVAVFNEVYSETDAQLTDIKRWLGKTKGLIKLNEETQLMYYADAVMQEMAKEPADLMRANDFVYKTVPTLHELLASYLEIAQHEIISDAQKEELRKARAVIRDLAVKVQAAYLAVTEDDVASLRDKVSVAKRTMEDTL; via the coding sequence ATGTTAGATTTAAAACGATTTGATAAAAAAACGTTAACTATTATCAAGTGGGTCACCTTAGTTGTTATGGCTGGCTTGGGGCAATTTGTTGGGGGAGCTTTTGGGGACACCCTTTTAATCACGATCCTGATTGGTCTATTTACGAGTCCAAAGTTTAATTTAAAATATCTCCTGCCTTGGGGACTGGGAGTAGCCTTCTTAGCGAGTGGTCTGCCAACGCTGGTGATGTTGGCAGGAATCATTGGTGTGATCGCTGGCCAACAAATTTTGTTCAAAAACCGACGCAGTGGCCAAGCTAAATTAAGTGGGACGGCAGTTAAACGGCTGGAAAAGGCTGATTTTTCGGCATTAACAAAACGCGATGTTGCAGTCTTTAATGAGGTATATAGTGAGACTGATGCGCAGCTCACTGACATCAAACGCTGGTTAGGAAAAACTAAAGGACTCATCAAATTGAATGAGGAAACGCAATTGATGTATTATGCCGATGCAGTCATGCAAGAAATGGCTAAGGAACCTGCGGACTTAATGCGCGCAAATGATTTTGTTTATAAAACGGTGCCCACATTACATGAGTTGTTAGCCTCTTATCTAGAAATTGCACAGCACGAGATTATCTCAGATGCACAAAAAGAAGAATTGCGGAAGGCACGCGCTGTGATTCGTGATTTAGCAGTAAAGGTACAAGCAGCCTACTTGGCTGTCACAGAAGATGACGTTGCTAGCTTACGGGATAAGGTTTCGGTTGCTAAGCGAACAATGGAGGATACACTATGA
- a CDS encoding GNAT family N-acetyltransferase translates to MTIRLATKADIPVMMDIYNQAVVRQGITADLTPKTLANREAWFAEHENDEQHPLFAYVNEAGMVVGYGYLGSFIDREGYDQVAELSYYFDHAAQGQGYGTKMVDWLINKALDLHYRKLIAIVAAGNVPSGKILSKFEFTLKGLLPEVMYTGAQFVDVEYWYLDISDRIWD, encoded by the coding sequence ATGACAATTCGTTTAGCAACTAAGGCCGATATTCCGGTCATGATGGATATTTATAATCAAGCGGTCGTCCGGCAGGGCATTACGGCTGATTTGACCCCAAAAACATTGGCAAATCGGGAGGCTTGGTTTGCCGAACATGAAAATGATGAGCAACATCCGTTGTTTGCCTATGTCAATGAAGCTGGGATGGTTGTTGGTTATGGTTATCTAGGCAGTTTTATTGATCGTGAAGGGTATGATCAGGTCGCTGAATTATCATACTATTTTGATCATGCGGCGCAGGGGCAGGGCTATGGTACCAAGATGGTTGATTGGTTGATTAATAAAGCCTTAGACTTACATTATCGCAAGTTAATTGCCATCGTGGCTGCGGGCAATGTGCCTAGTGGGAAAATTTTGTCAAAGTTTGAGTTTACTTTAAAGGGCTTGCTGCCAGAAGTAATGTATACGGGTGCACAATTCGTGGATGTTGAATATTGGTATCTTGATATCAGTGACCGCATCTGGGACTAA
- a CDS encoding nitroreductase family protein, with protein MTLENDFLQLEASRRSVYTLGKNVTLTEAQLVELIKTAVKEAPTAFNNQTVRTVILLGNKHTQVWDIVADRLKAEVPSAEAYQATLAKLDGFKEGYATVLFYTDTDVVTEFEQKFALYADNFYDWSEQGHGIAAYAVWLAATAAGLGANLQHYNPLIDEQFAEAFDIPANWRLRSQLIIGSLEAEAGEKAYVADDIRFRVEK; from the coding sequence ATGACACTTGAAAATGATTTTTTGCAGTTAGAAGCATCCCGGCGTTCGGTCTACACCTTGGGAAAAAACGTCACATTAACCGAAGCACAATTGGTTGAATTGATCAAAACGGCCGTTAAGGAAGCACCGACGGCTTTTAATAATCAAACGGTGCGTACAGTGATTTTGTTGGGTAATAAACACACCCAAGTTTGGGATATCGTGGCTGACCGGTTGAAGGCAGAGGTCCCTTCGGCAGAAGCTTATCAAGCTACCTTGGCCAAGCTTGACGGCTTCAAAGAGGGCTATGCGACTGTATTATTCTACACCGACACTGACGTAGTGACCGAATTTGAACAAAAGTTTGCTTTATACGCGGATAACTTTTATGACTGGTCAGAACAAGGCCATGGCATTGCCGCCTATGCAGTCTGGCTAGCTGCGACTGCGGCCGGGTTGGGCGCAAATCTCCAACATTACAACCCATTAATTGATGAGCAGTTTGCTGAGGCGTTCGATATCCCAGCCAACTGGCGGTTACGGTCACAATTGATCATTGGTTCACTAGAAGCTGAAGCAGGCGAGAAAGCTTACGTTGCTGATGATATTCGTTTCCGCGTGGAAAAGTAA
- a CDS encoding amino acid permease encodes MAEEAPTKLARGLSKRHVTMIAIGGTIGTGLFLGAGSSISLTGPSILIVYLITGLFLYLMMRAIGELLYADPASNSFVGFVSKYVGPEAGYFVGWSYWVTLLLPAMAELTAIGQYVQYWFPGIPIWVTEILVIVMLTLVNLTAVRFFGEAEFWFASIKIIAILAIIVTGLVMVLTGFKTPGVHGGIVSFNNVFTHFEFFPKGTINFLMAFPMVFFAFVGIEFVGMMSAETQQPRAVMPRVINQVLFRILIFYVGALFIIMTIINWRYLPADQSPFVWVFKLVGLKWAAAAVNFVVLTAALSALNTLIYSAGRDVYALALENTGKWEKHFATLSMNAIPARAVLFSASLMLLTPVIHLLPFISSAFEFLASATSAITLVIYGLIMWAHRKYRQSADYLADGFKMPGYKVTSPLTMLFFVFIFGTLFLDQTNMIAALGGLVWIIGFGWLAARKFKA; translated from the coding sequence ATGGCTGAAGAGGCACCAACTAAATTAGCACGGGGGCTTTCCAAACGGCATGTCACGATGATTGCCATTGGGGGAACGATTGGTACCGGACTATTCCTAGGAGCAGGTAGTTCAATCAGTTTAACGGGACCGTCAATTCTGATCGTCTATCTGATCACCGGTTTATTTTTATATTTGATGATGCGGGCAATCGGCGAATTACTTTATGCGGATCCGGCTAGTAATTCTTTTGTTGGTTTCGTGTCTAAATATGTCGGCCCTGAGGCAGGGTATTTTGTCGGTTGGTCCTATTGGGTGACCTTGTTGTTGCCAGCAATGGCTGAGCTAACAGCAATTGGTCAATACGTGCAGTATTGGTTCCCGGGTATTCCGATTTGGGTAACTGAGATATTAGTTATCGTCATGCTCACACTTGTGAATCTAACCGCGGTTCGTTTCTTTGGTGAAGCAGAATTTTGGTTCGCTTCAATCAAAATTATTGCCATCCTAGCAATTATCGTGACGGGTCTGGTGATGGTATTGACTGGCTTCAAAACGCCTGGCGTCCATGGTGGTATCGTGAGCTTCAATAATGTCTTTACGCATTTTGAGTTTTTTCCTAAAGGCACAATAAATTTCTTGATGGCCTTTCCAATGGTGTTTTTTGCTTTCGTTGGGATTGAGTTTGTGGGCATGATGTCAGCTGAGACACAACAACCACGTGCAGTGATGCCGCGTGTGATTAACCAGGTATTGTTTCGAATTTTAATATTTTATGTTGGTGCGTTGTTCATCATTATGACGATTATTAACTGGCGCTACTTACCTGCGGACCAAAGTCCGTTCGTGTGGGTCTTTAAATTAGTTGGGTTAAAATGGGCCGCCGCTGCCGTGAATTTTGTGGTCTTGACAGCAGCGTTATCAGCTTTGAATACGTTGATTTATTCAGCTGGGCGGGATGTCTATGCATTGGCTTTGGAAAACACTGGTAAATGGGAAAAACATTTTGCAACTCTTTCAATGAATGCTATTCCGGCACGAGCGGTGTTGTTTTCAGCTAGTTTAATGTTGCTGACACCCGTAATCCATTTGCTACCCTTTATATCCTCAGCGTTTGAATTTTTGGCTTCAGCAACCTCGGCGATTACGTTAGTAATTTATGGCTTAATCATGTGGGCCCACCGCAAATATCGCCAGAGTGCCGATTACTTAGCTGATGGATTTAAAATGCCGGGCTATAAAGTGACCAGTCCCTTAACCATGCTATTTTTTGTCTTCATTTTTGGGACTTTATTCTTAGATCAGACTAATATGATTGCCGCACTGGGTGGACTTGTTTGGATTATCGGGTTTGGTTGGTTAGCAGCACGTAAATTTAAGGCCTAA
- a CDS encoding CsbD family protein: protein MALDDKLDGLKDEAAGKTKEVYGKVTGDAETEAEGKAQGLIGKAKEKLGDVKDAASDLVEDVKEKFDK, encoded by the coding sequence ATGGCATTAGACGACAAGTTGGATGGATTGAAGGACGAAGCAGCCGGTAAGACTAAGGAAGTCTACGGGAAGGTTACTGGTGATGCCGAAACCGAGGCCGAGGGAAAAGCCCAAGGTTTGATTGGTAAGGCAAAAGAAAAGCTTGGTGACGTGAAGGATGCTGCTTCTGATTTGGTAGAAGACGTCAAAGAAAAGTTTGACAAGTAA